The window GACGACCTTGCCGGTGGCGTTGGACGGGAGCTGGGTGATCACCTTGCGGGCCAGCAACCGGCCCAGCTCGTAGCTGTCGTTGCCGATGAACAGCTGTACCCCCGCCGACGGGAGCGCCGGGCTGTCCACCGCGATTATGGGCACACCGTCGGCGATCGCGGTCGACAGCGGCTCGGCGAACAGGTCCGGGGTGAGGGTGAAGACCGAGATGCCGTCCGGGGCGGTCTTGCGCATCTCCTGGAAGAGGGCGAGTTGCCGCGGGCCGTCGATGATGTTCGGCCCGTCCACCTGGAGGCTGACGCCTTTGACCTGGTTCACCCCGGCGATGAAGCCGAGCGACATCTCCTGCGAGTAGTTGAGCTGCTTGTTCGCCACCACGAACCCGACCGTGGGCGTGCGGTCCCCATTGTCGTCCTGCTTCGTGCACGACACCGAGCCGCCGAGGAGAAGCAGAACCAGCACAGAGCGAAAGATCCGATATTTCATAGCTCTTCCATGTTCGACCCTCGGCCAAGTCAGTATGAGGGATCTCCTTTAACCGGGCGTCGGTTCAGCCGATCGATAGCACCGCGAGCGGAACCCTCAAGCGGTCCGCCTCGGGATGTTCTGTGGAGGTATCGGGGTGCTCGGGAAGGTTGTCCGTAGCAAGGCCGTGGCGCGTGCCGCCGTCATCGGTCTCGCGGTCGGTGTCTTCGCGCTGGCCGCTCTGGCCGCGATCAGCATCACCACTAACGCCAGGACCACCAGCCACGTACGACACGTGTCCCAGATCAGCGATCACTGGGCTGAGCTGGACGTCAACATCAGCGTCGAGACCGAAGCGCTGAACAGTTACGTGGTGGCCAAGAAGTTCGGCCGGGACCTCCTGGACAGCGCCCTGCACTCGGCCAGCCCCGGGCTGGCCTGGCAGACCCGCAACGGTGACGACCTGGACGTGCAGAACGCCCAGCTGGCCACCGACGCCTACGGCTCGTTCACCCAGACCCTGATCGACGTACGCCGCTCCACCAGCGATCCCGAATACACCAAACAGCTCGCCGACCAGGCCGCCCTCGGCTCGTCGATGCTGCGCAAGATGGCCAACGCGAACGTCACCAGGCACCGACTGGCGATGGACGCCTACCTGGGCGACGCCGACGAGTTCAACCAGAAACTCAGCCTCGCCGCGGCGGTCGTCTGCGGCACCGACTTCCTGCTGCTCGTGCTCTGCGCGTCGATCCTGCTCACCCACCAGCGACGGATCGAGGGCCAGGCCGTGGAGAGCCGCTACCGGGCGCTGCACGACGAGCTGACCGGGCTGGCCAACCGGGCGCTGCTGGCCGACTCGATCGACGCCGCCCTGTGGGAGGCGAAACAGCAACAGGAGTCGGTCGGCCTGCTCCTCCTCGACCTCAACAAGTTCAAGGAGGTCAACGACACTCTCGGCCATCACGCCGGCGACCTGCTGCTCAAGGAGGTGGCCGACCGGCTCACCGCCGCGGTCCGGACCAGCGACACGGTGGCCCGGCTCGGTGGTGACGAGTTCGCCGTACTGATGCCGGAGATCAACTCTCCGGAACACTGCTCGGAGATAGCCCGCCGGCTGCTGGAGTCGCTGGAAGGGCCGGCCGACCTGGAGGGCGTCACGGTCGACATCAGCGGCAGCATCGGCGCCGCCGTCTACCCGCTGCACAGCTCGTCCGGAGCCGAGTTGCTCCAGCACGCCGACATCGCCATGTACACGGCCAAGCGCAACCGGCTCGGGATCGCCGTCTACGACCCGTCCGCCGACAACCACAACTCGCAGCAGCTCAGCCTGATCGGTGAACTGCGCCGGGCCATCGACGAGGACGAGCTGGTGCTGCACTACCAGCCGAAGGTGTCGACCAAGACCTGGCGGGTGGTCGGGGTGGAGGCGCTGATCCGCTGGGAGCACCCGGTCCGCGGGCTGCTCCAGCCGGGCGAGTTCATCCCGCAGGCCGAGGAGAACGAGATCATCGTGCCGCTCACCGACCGGGTGCTGACCATGGCGCTCAACCAGCACCGGATCTGGCGGGCCCAGGACACCCCGCTGCCGGTCGCGGTGAACGTGCCGACCGTCTGCCTGCTGGACGACACGTTCCCGGACCGGGTCGCGAAGGCGCTCGCCGCGTCCGGCGTCAACCCCGGTGCGCTCACCCTGGAGATCACCGAGACCTCGATCATCAGCGACCCGGTACGGGCCTCGAAGATCCTGACCGACCTGCGCGCGATGGGCGTACGCCTGTCGGTGGACGACTTCGGCACCGGCTACTCGTCGATGTCGTACCTGCAGAGCATGCCGCTGAACGAGCTGAAGATCGACCGCAGCTTCATCAAGACGCTGTCCGACTCGCACGGCGGCACCGCGATCGTCCGGGCCGTGCTCGAACTGGC of the Actinoplanes sichuanensis genome contains:
- a CDS encoding putative bifunctional diguanylate cyclase/phosphodiesterase, which produces MLGKVVRSKAVARAAVIGLAVGVFALAALAAISITTNARTTSHVRHVSQISDHWAELDVNISVETEALNSYVVAKKFGRDLLDSALHSASPGLAWQTRNGDDLDVQNAQLATDAYGSFTQTLIDVRRSTSDPEYTKQLADQAALGSSMLRKMANANVTRHRLAMDAYLGDADEFNQKLSLAAAVVCGTDFLLLVLCASILLTHQRRIEGQAVESRYRALHDELTGLANRALLADSIDAALWEAKQQQESVGLLLLDLNKFKEVNDTLGHHAGDLLLKEVADRLTAAVRTSDTVARLGGDEFAVLMPEINSPEHCSEIARRLLESLEGPADLEGVTVDISGSIGAAVYPLHSSSGAELLQHADIAMYTAKRNRLGIAVYDPSADNHNSQQLSLIGELRRAIDEDELVLHYQPKVSTKTWRVVGVEALIRWEHPVRGLLQPGEFIPQAEENEIIVPLTDRVLTMALNQHRIWRAQDTPLPVAVNVPTVCLLDDTFPDRVAKALAASGVNPGALTLEITETSIISDPVRASKILTDLRAMGVRLSVDDFGTGYSSMSYLQSMPLNELKIDRSFIKTLSDSHGGTAIVRAVLELARALDLEVVAEGVEDEETLILLGDMGCTNAQGYYISRPVRAADLMSWLGRPALEHV